Proteins encoded within one genomic window of Neodiprion fabricii isolate iyNeoFabr1 chromosome 6, iyNeoFabr1.1, whole genome shotgun sequence:
- the LOC124185595 gene encoding dynein axonemal heavy chain 7, protein MEAKLGLKAYTYDVRELIIGELIKRHRNYNIEICNEFEALKERALSTPKNTKDLLALGEYMIYAATTLMEYLKERITASLHMLAALIEMTSLARDHIELNNITINWLKRVKLIFEQNSSMFEQMKFDAEEKLQKRVSLLNTDVDLMFPRLVIMDDMDDASRVHEYMEDLRKLVRGLDRMDEQVEWINNEEQLFQFPRTSYPRVKELKDIILPYYMLMYRAHQWQRDVGVWLDGPFEYLDSNVIESKTTDYFTDFTKINKTYKTKIKMQIAINYQYRFAGSADDPDPMQQPAPNKLCYQLLEDVKWFKSYVPLASCFCNPTLRQRHWNDMSEIAGFDLTPNAGTSLRKMINMDLLGDLAKYEIITTSATKELALQELLAKMTQDWDDVVFSIMRFKDTGVDILTGLDDIQALLEEHIAKTQAMRGSAFAKPIEAEVKVFYDSILRIQKTIDEWAKVQVQWMYLLPIFSSKDIVEQLPEEGILFSEVDGTFRRAMLNVAKEPHVREMAGAFGLYEAMKEANEQMDKVNDGVTNYLEKKRLFFPRFFFLSNDDMLEILSETKDPLRVQPHLRKCFEGIAKLGFNSEMEIYSLISDDKEEIKVQEIISTSAARGCVERWLIQVEEQMVTSIRHEVFMSILDYEVNDRVYWVRVWPGMVVLCVSQIYWSMEVQNCLMTHRVSSMESLYEKLKVQIIDMVNLVKGQLSKQNRTTLSALITIDVHAQDVVKQLIEKKIVLEMDFEWLAQLRYYWEDNVQVRIINATVRYAYEYLGNCPRLVITPLTDRCYRTLIGAYALHLNGAPEGPAGTGKTETTKDLGRAIAVQCVVFNCSDGLDYKNMGKFFKGLSSCGAWACFDEFNRIELEVLSVVAQQILCIVQAVRAKSEKFIFEGTELRLNPSVYVCITMNPGYAGRSELPDNLKVLFRTVAMMVPDYAMIGEISLYSSGFSTARVLSVKIVTTYKLCSEQLSSQSHYDYGMRAVKTVLTAAQNIKLKFPNEDEMVLLLRSIIDVNLPKFLAHDVPLFQGIIMDLFPGITLPTPNYEVFLNAVTEICEKMNLQPVDPFLLKIIQTYEMMIVRHGFMLVGDPFGGKTSALHCLADTLTLMHERGDENGLPTQYRTINPKSITMGQLYGQFDPVSSEWTDGVCAVAFRQFVAEDSPDRKWLIFDGPVDAVWIENLNTVLDDNKKLCLTSGEVMQMTSTMSMIFEVMDLLQASPATVSRCGMIYIEPHVMGWRPFLKSWMNKININWGQGNEGILNALFDWLTDPCLDFIRKKCKLATNAGQINQLVSTITLFEMYMNDAVEANPTDYSMYIVPWLQATMMQSMVWGAGGALDYDSRCKFNDFYTSFWDRSNLDYPLPEAVGDLLISIPGEGLIHDNYYTYKGKGAWKYFGDMAKSAKILETQSIGQMVVPTIDTVKYQMLFLRHIKHRKRFLVYGETGTGKSFYIQDLLMNKLDEDSFLPNFITFTPKTTANQTQELVISKLFKKRKGHYGPMGGAYCIVFVDDVNMPTKEIYGAQPAIELLRQFFDHEHWYDLKEPEKIQVFDTMFLAAMAPPGGSRQDIYHRFLRHFNLYTISMFSRESVFRIFSNVALVGLKRNGFASDVVVIVTLLVNATMEIFEAASASLRPTPAKSHYLFNLRDFSRVITGCALIKKESVESKVTFVRIWVHEILRVFGDRLIDKTDNNWLFEKIKEVVPSILRESFDNVFGHLPKFNDELTEESLHDLIFGNFMDLDATPDDKRYEEIPSIEEYKNVALLCLEEYNATHKSKIDIVLFRYALEHLARICRILAIPCGSLLMVGVGGSGRQSLTRLASGIGGHGLFQPEIGVAYGMNEWREDIKKVLKNSGGTGKDLVFLFTENQIKEEGFLGDIDGLLNSGEVPNLFTIEEKQEIIEMTRLAAQGGNRNLDVSVLSVLAYFVNRCKEKLHIMLCFSPIGDAFRIRLRLYPSLVNCCTIDWFEMWPEDALEQVAARYMTYVDVDERIKVDSVVACKYFHKCAKENSTQFYSACGRKTYITSAAFLDLIQSFADLMTQKQAEISLARDRYLGGLDKLDFAASQVTKMGTTLLALKPQLEASAKLTAKTMQQIESENVTVEHATMLVKKDEDAANIQAEIAGALKKECEADLAEALPILAEATAALNTIKPNDITIVKTMKNPPEVIKLVLAAVCVMMAITPDRINDPVTHRMISDYWGPSKRLLGDMNFLARLKDYDRDNIPVSIMQVIKKSYMADKNFEPKKVAKASSAAEGLCKWVRAMVLYDEVAKVVAPKKAKLAIAEKEYNETMEFLKGRRQMLAELDTKLALLNENLQRTLAMKIDLENQVTDCTNKLIRSEKLLSGLGGEKGRWIECAANLQKAYDSLAGDILISCGMIAYLGPFTTSYRVENLEKWRSYVKSLDIPTSDMYTFVGVLGSEIKINSWNIHGLPRDSFSTENAIIMDNSKRWSLFIDPQSQANKWIRAMEKSNQLEIIKLSDLTYMNVLERCIETGKPVLLENVGEELSTPLDPILMKSIYKFSGVWYITLGEKSVEYDLKFRFYITTKLRNPHYLPEVFNKVTLINFALTIEGLEDQLLGIVVAKERADLQKKKEYLIVESAANKKALQQVEENILKTLSSSGANILEDEEAIEILDSSKILSVDIMKKQKASKETEAKIEVFRQSYRPIAKHSSALYYTVTDLPSVDPMYQYSLAWFINLYIMSIETASKSKVLEKRLMFLRETFTYNLYQNVCRSLFEKDKILYSFVLYSTIMVATNEIDKEELSFFLSGGIGLANTIKNPAANWLIDKSWDEICRANDNLPSFEGFMNDFRTHLTSWQKFYDLMNPQNAQIPQPWESKLTSFQKLIVMRMIRPDKVTAKITQFVDTGMGTKFVTPPPFDIAKSYSDSNSLIPLIFVLSAGSDPMGSLSKFAENMNYASRFSSISLGQGQGPIAQRIIEQGQNEGMWVCLQNCHLAVSWMPQLEKICENFDTTNTSINFRLWLTSYPSDKFPITVLQNGVKMTNEPPSGLQQNLMRSYLSEPVKDPEFFGGCPGKEKEFTKLLYGLCFFHAVVQERRKFGAQGWNIKYGFNESDFQISVQQLQIFINEYDEVPFKAIIYLTGECNYGGRVTDDRDRRCLNTILDDFYNPRVITDPNYTFANIGPEYALPRKVDYRDYVKQIEEIPPISPPEVFGLHMNAGITRDLEVSKDFFTALIQIQGTVSVGDTAKQDEMILFIKKDIYDRLPELFDIEEAQKKYPVSYYESMNTVLIQEMERYNKLLKEIRVSLTMLEKAVNGMIVMTPELEVVSRQILIGKVPTCWEKASAYPSLKPLSSFVNDFLERIQFFQQWLDNGKPVAFWISGFSFAHGFLTGASQNYARKHKVSIDRIEFDFEVLPFYEAKSAPSDGVYVYGMFLAGARWDIQKMILAESFPKVLFNALPLVWFKPGEASKRVTGSRYLCPLYITSARFGVLRTTGHSTNYVLSILLNTKEPVSHWIKRGLALLCQLDD, encoded by the exons ATGGAAGCGAAACTTGGGCTCAAGGCATACACTTATGATGTACGGGAATTAATTATTGGAGAGTTAATCAAACGTCACAGAAACTACAATATTGAAATATGCAATGAATTTGAAGCTTTAAAAGAACGGGCCTTGAGCACCCCGAAAAATACTAAAGATTTGCTAGCCTTAG GGGAATACATGATATACGCAGCGACAACATTAATGGAATATCTTAAAGAAAGAATAACTGCGTCGTTGCACATGCTAGCAGCATTAATTGAAATGACTTCGCTTGCCCGAGATCATATAGAGTTGAACAATATTACAATTAATTGGTTGAAACGTGTAAAGCtaatatttgaacaaaacaGTTCCATGTTCGAGCAGATGAAATTCGAtgcagaagaaaaattacaaaaacgaGTCAGTCTTTTGAATACAGATGTCGACCTTATGTTTCCAAG ATTGGTAATAATGGACGATATGGATGACGCGAGTCGTGTGCATGAATACATGGAAGATCTACGAAAACTTGTGCGGGGGTTGGATCGTATGGATGAGCAAGTTGAATGGATCAATAATGAAGAGCAACTCTTCCAATTTCCACGCACGTCGTATCCACGTGTTAAGGAATTGAAAGACATAATACTTCCATACTATATGCTCATGTACCGGGCTCACCAATGGCAGCGAGACGTTGGTGTCTGGTTGGATGGTCCATTTGAATACCTTGACTCAAATGTAATAGAAAGCAAGACAACGGACTACTTTACGGATTTCacaaaaatcaacaaaacttATAAGACCAAAATCAAAATGCAAATTGCTATAAATTACCAATACAG ATTTGCAGGGTCGGCAGATGACCCTGATCCTATGCAACAGCCAGCACCTAATAAACTCTGTTACCAATTACTGGAGGATGTCAAATGGTTTAAG AGTTATGTTCCTCTTGCGTCGTGCTTCTGTAACCCTACATTGCGGCAACGGCATTGGAACGATATGTCCGAAATTGCAGGATTTGATTTAACCCCAAACGCTGGTACTTCCCTACGCAAGATGATTAATATGGACCTTTTAGGCGATCTCGCCAA ATATGAAATAATAACCACAAGTGCAACCAAAGAGCTAGCATTGCAAGAGCTGCTTGCTAAAATGACACAGGATTGGGATGATGtcgttttttcaataatgcgatTTAAGGATACTGGAGTTGATATTTTAACAGGACTCGATGACATTCAAGCTTTGCTTGAAGAACACATTGCAAAGACTCAGGCAATGCGAGGTTCAGCGTTTGCAAAGCCAATTGAAGCTGAAGTAAAAGTTTTCTATGATTCGATCCTCCGAATTCAAAAGACTATAGATGAATGGGCAAAG GTTCAAGTGCAGTGGATGTACCTACTGCCCATATTTTCAAGTAAGGATATAGTTGAACAGCTACCAGAAGAAGGAATACTCTTTTCCGAAGTAGACGGAACGTTTCGGAGAGCTATGCTGAATGTGGCAAAGGAACCTCATGTCAGAGAAATGGCAGGCGCA ttTGGACTTTATGAAGCTATGAAAGAGGCAAATGAACAAATGGATAAAGTTAATGATGGTGTAACAAACTATCTTGAAAAGAAAAGGTTATTCTTTCCtagattcttttttctctcaaacgATGATATGCTCGAAATTCTCTCAGAAACTAAGGATCCGTTACGTGTGCAACCCCATTTAAGAAAGTGTTTCGAAGGAATTGCCAAGCTAGG CTTTAATTCAGAAATGGAGATATATTCGCTGATTAGTGACGACaaggaagaaataaaagttcAAGAGATCATCTCTACATCCGCTGCCAGAGGGTGTGTGGAGAGATGGCTTATTCAA GTTGAGGAACAAATGGTGACATCAATACGGCATGAAGTATTTATGAGTATCTTGGACTATGAAGTGAATGATCGAGTTTACTGGGTACGAGTCTGGCCAGGAATGGTAGTTCTCTGCGTCTCTCAGATATATTGGAGTATGGAAGTACAAAACTGTTTAATGACTCATCGAGTGTCATCAATGGAATCTCTTTATGAGAAGTTGAAAGTACAGATTATTGACATGGTAAACTTGGTCAAGG gACAATTGTCTAAGCAAAATCGAACGACTTTATCAGCATTAATCACAATCGACGTCCATGCACAAGACGTTGTTAAACAacttatcgaaaaaaaaattgtattagaAATGGACTTTGAATGGCTTGCACAGCTAAGATATTACTGGGAAGATAATGTACAAGTGAGAATCATAAATGCGACAGTAAGATATGCCTACGAGTATCTTGGTAACTGCCCTCGTCTGGTTATTACACCACTTACTGACAG GTGTTATCGCACATTAATCGGAGCATATGCTTTGCATCTGAATGGTGCACCAGAAGGTCCTGCTGGAACAGGAAAAACTGAAACAACGAAAGACCTAGGACGAGCCATTGCCGTGCAATGTGTGGTATTCAATTGCTCCGATGGTTTGGATTACAAGAatatgggaaaatttttcaagggGTTATCATCCTGTGGAGCATGGGCATGCTTTGATGAGTTCAATAGAATTGAGCTAGAAGTATTGTCTGTGGTAGCGCAACAGATTTTATGCATCGTTCAAGCAGTACGTGCCAAATCAGAAAAGTTCATTTTTGAAGGGACTGAGTTAAGACTGAATCCATCAGTCTATGTTTGCATCACTATGAACCCCGGTTATGCCGGGCGGTCTGAACTTCCTGACaatttgaaagttttattCAGAACAGTGGCTATGATGGTACCAGATTATGCCAtgattggtgaaatttcactctatTCAAGTGGCTTTAGTACAGCGAGAGTACTATCTGTAAAGATTGTAACAACTTACAAACTTTGCTCTGAGCAGTTGTCATCCCAGTCACATTACGACTATGGTATGCGAGCTGTGAAAACAGTTCTGACAGCAGCACAGAATATCAAATTGAAGTTCCCTAACGAAGACGAAATGGTACTTTTATTACGGTCGATTATAGACGTAAATTTGCCAAAGTTTCTGGCACACGATGTACCACTGTTTCAAGGTATAATCATGGATTTATTCCCAGGAATTACGTTGCCAACACCAAATTACGAAGTATTTTTAAATGCTGTAACAGAAATCTgtgagaaaatgaatttacaaCCAGTTGATCCGTTCCTATTGAAAATCATTCAGACATATGAAATGATGATAGTGCGGCATGGTTTCATGCTTGTTGGTGATCCTTTTGGTGGTAAAACCTCTGCCTTACATTGTTTAGCCGACACACTAACATTAATGCACGAACGGGGGGATGAAAATGGTCTTCCAACACAGTACAGGACAATCAATCCGAAATCCATAACTATGGGTCAATTATACGGCCAATTTGATCCAGTTTCATCAGAATGGACTGACGGAGTTTGTGCCGTTGCATTTCGCCAATTCGTTGCCGAAGATTCTCCAGACAGAAAATGGTTGATCTTTGATGGTCCGGTAGACGCGGtttggattgaaaatttgaacactGTCTTAGATGACAACAAGAAACTATGCCTCACATCAGGAGAAGTAATGCAAATGACTTCTACAATGTCAATGATTTTTGAAGTGATGGATTTACTACAAGCCTCACCTGCAACTGTATCTCGATGCGGAATGATCTACATTGAACCTCATGTTATGGGCTGGCGACCATTTCTTAAATCTTGGATGAATAAGATAAATATAAACTGGGGTCAAGGCAACGAGGGAATTCTAAATGCCTTGTTCGATTGGCTTACTGACCCATGTTTagattttattagaaaaaagtGTAAACTTGCAACGAATGCAGGACAAATTAATCAATTGGTTTCAACGATAACTTTATTTGAAATGTACATGAATGACGCTGTGGAAGCCAATCCAACGGATTATTCTATGTACATTGTTCCTTGGCTACAAGCTACTATGATGCAGTCAATGGTATGGGGTGCTGGAGGTGCCTTAGATTATGATTCACGATGCAAGTTCAAtgatttttatacatcatttTGGGACCGGTCTAACTTAGATTATCCGTTACCGGAAGCAGTGGGTGATCTGCTTATTTCAATTCCTGGTGAAGGATTAATACACGACAactattatacatacaaaGGAAAAGGTGCCTGGAAATACTTTGGTGATATGGCAAAAAGTGCTAAAATATTGGAAACACAGAGCATTGGTCAAATGGTGGTGCCAACAATTGACACAGTCAAATATCAAATGTTATTTCTTCGGCATATTAAACATCGCAAAAGATTTCTAGTCTATGGAGAGACAGGTACTGGTAAAAGTTTTTATATTCAAGATTTGCTGATGAATAAGTTAGACGAAGATTCCTTTTTGCCCAACTTCATAACTTTTACTCCAAAAACGACTGCAAACCAAACTCAGGAACTTGTGAtatcaaaattatttaaaaaacgaaaaggcCACTATGGACCTATGGGTGGAgcgtattgtattgtatttgtCGATGATGTCAACATGCCTACCAAGGAAATTTATGGGGCGCAACCAGCCATTGAACTATTGAGACAGTTTTTTGATCATGAACATTGGTACGATTTGAAAGAGCCTGAAAAAATCCAAGTGTTCGATACAATGTTCCTCGCAGCTATGGCTCCACCTGGCGGCAGCCGACAAGATATATACCACAGGTTCTTAAGACACTTCAATTTATACACCATCAGTATGTTTTCAAGAGAAAGCgttttcagaatattttcgAATGTAGCACTGGTTGGATTGAAGAGGAATGGTTTTGCATCTGATGTTGTGGTAATAGTAACGCTACTAGTCAATGCTACAATGGAGATTTTTGAAGCTGCTAGTGCCAGTCTCAGGCCAACCCCAGCAAAATCGCACTACTTATTTAATTTGAGGGACTTCTCTAGAGTAATAACAGGATGTGCtctgataaaaaaagaatcagtTGAATCCAAGGTCACGTTTGTAAGAATTTGGGTGCATGAGATTTTAAGAGTCTTCGGAGACAGACTGATCGACAAGACCGATAATAACtggttgtttgaaaaaatcaaggaGGTAGTCCCCAGTATTCTGAGGGAGTCCTTTGATAATGTATTCGGTCACTTACCTAAATTTAATGATGAACTGACAGAGGAAAGTCTACACGATTtaatatttggaaattttatgGACCTTGACGCTACACCAGATGATAAGCGATATGAAGAAATTCCATCTATAGAAGAGTACAAGAATGTCGCTCTTCTTTGTCTAGAAGAATACAATGCTACACACAAAAGCAAAATAGATATTGTGCTGTTCCGCTATGCTTTGGAACATTTGGCACGTATTTGTCGCATATTGGCCATACCTTGCGGAAGTTTGTTGATGGTCGGTGTTGGTGGTTCAGGAAGACAATCTTTGACTAGACTTGCCTCTGGAATTGGAGGTCATGGATTATTTCAACCAGAAATTGGGGTTGCTTATGGCATGAATGAGTGGcgtgaagatataaaaaagGTTCTCAAAAATTCTGGTGGTACTGGCAAAGATTTAGTCTTTCTATTCActgaaaatcaaatcaaagaAGAAGGATTCCTAGGAGACATTGATGGTTTATTGAACTCTGGTGAGGTGcctaatttatttacaatagaagaaaaacaagaaattattgaaatgacTCGATTAGCTGCTCAGGGTGGAAATAGAAATTTGGATGTCAGTGTTTTATCAGTATTGGCATACTTCGTAAACCGCTGCAAAGAAAAACTGCACATCATGCTATGTTTTAGTCCAATTGGCGATGCGTTTAGAATTAGATTACGTTTATATCCAAGCTTAGTAAACTGTTGTACCATTGACTGGTTTGAAATGTGGCCAGAAGATGCACTTGAACAAGTGGCAGCACGCTACATGACATACGTTGATGTCGATGAACGAATAAAAGTTGATTCTGTTGTGGCTTGCAAATACTTTCATAAGTGTGCAAAGGAAAATAGTACGCAATTTTATTCAGCTTGCGGAAGGAAAACTTACATAACGTCTGCAGCATTTTTGGATCTAATCCAGTCATTTGCTGATCTTATGACACAAAAACAAGCAGAAATATCTCTTGCAAGAGATCGTTATCTGGGCGGCTTGGATAAATTAGATTTTGCTGCCTCTCAAGTTACAAAAATGGGGACTACTCTGCTGGCGTTGAAGCCACAGTTAGAAGCATCTGCTAAATTAACTGCGAAAACAATGCAGCAAATTGAAAGTGAAAACGTGACCGTTGAACACGCCACCATGCTGgtgaaaaaagatgaagatGCAGCAAATATTCAAGCAGAAATTGCTGGTGCTTTGAAAAAGGAATGTGAAGCTGATCTAGCAGAAGCTCTTCCCATACTTGCAGAAGCCACGG CTGCTTTGAATACCATCAAGCCGAATGatataacaatagtaaaaacaatgaaaaatcctCCTGAAGTAATCAAGTTGGTACTTGCTGCCGTTTGCGTCATGATGGCCATCACCCCAGATAGAATAAATGATCCAGTGACTCATAGAATGATCTCAGACTACTGGGGACCAAGTAAGCGACTGCTTGGAGACATGAATTTTTTAGCCAGGCTAAAGGACTATGACAGAGACAACATTCCTGTATCCATAATGCAG GTGATCAAAAAGTCATACATGGCAGATAAGAATTTTGAACCGAAGAAAGTAGCAAAGGCATCATCAGCTGCCGAGGGACTTTGCAAATGGGTACGAGCTATGGTTTTATATGATGAGGTAGCAAAAGTTGTTGCGCCTAAGAAGGCGAAATTGGCAATAGCTGAAAAAGAGTACAATGAAACCATGGAGTTCTTAAAAGGAAGACGACAGATGTTAGcagaactcgatacaaaactGGCacttttgaatgaaaatctaCAACGAACACTAGCTATGAAAATTGATCTAGAAAATCAG GTAACGGATTGCACAAATAAGCTGATCAGATCAGAAAAGCTTCTCAGCGGCTTGGGGGGAGAGAAAGGTCGTTGGATAGAATGTGCAGCAAATTTACAAAAGGCTTATGATAGCTTAGCTGGCGACATATTAATATCTTGTGGAATGATCGCTTACTTAGGCCCATTTACAACGTCCTACAGAGTGGAAAATTTAGAGAAATGGCGTAGCTATGTCAAGAGTTTAGATATTCCCACTTCAGATATGTATACCTTTGTTGGAGTCTTGGGCTCGGAGATTAAAATCAACTCATGGAATATCCATGGTCTTCCAAGGGATTCTTTTTCGACCGAGAACGCAATTATCATGGATAATTCCAAAAGATGGAGTTTATTTATCGATCCACAGAGTCAAGCAAACAAGTGGATTAGAGCTATGGAAAAGTCGAAtcaattggaaataataaaattatcggATCTAACTTACATGAACGTGCTTGAAAGATGCATTGAAACTG gtAAACCAGTTTTACTAGAAAATGTTGGCGAAGAATTATCAACTCCGTTGGATCCTATTCTTATGAAAAGCATCTACAAGTTTTCTGGCGTTTGGTATATTACGCTTGGTGAAAAGTCGGTCGAATATGACTTGAAATTTAG ATTTTACATAACAACGAAGTTGAGAAATCCCCATTATTTGCCAGAAGTATTTAACAAAGTGACATTGATTAACTTCGCGTTAACGATTGAAGGATTGGAGGATCAGCTGTTGGGTATTGTAGTTGCTAAAGAAAGAGCTGATctccagaaaaaaaaggaatatttGATTGTTGAAAGTGCGGCTAATAAAAAAGCCTTGCAACAAGTAGAagagaatattttgaaaacattgTCATCATCAGGTGCCAATATCTTAGAAGACGAGGAGGCTATAGAGATATTAGAttcgtcgaaaattttatcagtagatataatgaaaaaacaaaaagcatccaAGGAGACGGAAGCTAAGATTGAAGTCTTCCGTCAAAGTTACAGACCAATAGCTAAGCACAGCTCAGCGCTATATTATACAGTAACCGATTTGCCCAGTGTTGATCCAATGTATCAATACTCGCTTGCTTGGTTCATAAATCTATATATAATGTCCATAGAAACTGCAAGTAAAAGCAAAGTCCTAGAGAAAAGGTTAATGTTTTTACGAGAAACATTCACTTATAATCTCTATCAAAATGTGTGCCGTTCTTTATTTGAAAAGGATAAG ATTCTGTACTCGTTTGTGTTATATTCGACTATTATGGTGgcaacaaatgaaattgaCAAAGAAGAATTGAGCTTTTTCTTATCTGGCGGAATAGGACTTGCCAATACCATTAAGAATCCAGCAGCGAACTGGTTGATAGATAAGTCTTGGGATGAAATATGCAGAGCTAATGACAATTTGCCATCATTTGAAGGATTTATGAATGACTTTCGTACTCATCTAACATCTTGGCAAAAGTTTTACGACTTGATGAATCCTCAGAATGCTCAAATACCACAGCCATGGGAAAGTAAACTCACATCATTCCAAAAATTGATCGTGATGCGAATGATCAGACCAGATAAAGTGACTGCCAAG aTAACACAATTTGTTGATACAGGAATGGGCACTAAATTTGTAACGCCACCGCCATTTGATATTGCCAAATCATATAGTGATTCAAATTCACTGATACCATTGATCTTTGTTCTATCTGCTGGTTCTGATCCCATGGGATCTCTTTCCAAGTTTGcagaaaatatgaattatGCTTCTCGATTCAGTTCGATATCCTTAGGTCAGGGTCAAGGACCGATAGCGCAGCGCATTATAGAACAAGGTCAAAACGAAGGCATGTGGGTTTGTTTGCAAAATTGCCATTTAGCTGTTTCTTGGATGCCTCAACTGGAAAAGATTTGCGAGAACTTTGATACAACAAATACGTCGATTAATTTCCGTCTCTGGTTAACTAGCTACCCTTCTGATAAGTTTCCTATAACAGTCTTACAAAATGGTGTGAAAATGACCAATGAACCTCCAAGTGGACTACAGCAGAATCTCATGAG ATCTTACTTATCGGAGCCTGTTAAAGATCCAGAGTTCTTTGGAGGTTGCCCTGGGAAGGAAAAGGAATTCACGAAACTGTTGTATGGCCTATGTTTCTTCCATGCTGTTGTTCAAGAGAGAAGGAAGTTTGGCGCACAAGGATGGAATATTAAATATG GTTTTAATGAGTCAGATTTCCAAATATCAGTACAAcagttgcaaatttttataaacgaGTATGACGAGGTCCCATTCAAAGCTATCATATATTTGACCGGTGAATGTAATTATGGTGGAAGGGTAACGGATGATCGAGATAGAAGATGCTTGAATACTATTTTGGATGACTTTTACAATCCAAGAGTGATAACAGATCCGAATTATACGTTTGCAAATATTGGACCGGAATACGCATTACCACGAAA AGTCGATTACCGAGATTATGTGAAACAGATCGAAGAAATTCCACCTATTTCACCACCCGAGGTATTTGGTTTGCATATGAATGCCGGGATTACCCGAGATCTTGAAGTGTCGAAAGATTTCTTCACTGCGTTGATACAAATCCAAGGAACTGTATCAGTTGGCGACACAGCTAAACAAGATGAAAtgattttgtttataaaaaaagacaTTTACGATCGTTTACCTGAATTATTTGACATTGAGGAAGCTCAAAAGAAATATCCAGTATCTTACTACGAGTCTATGAATACCGTTTTAATACAAGAAATGGAAAGATATAACAAACTGCTCAAAGAGATTCGTGTCTCATTGACCATGTTAGAAAAAGCAGTGAACGGGATGATAGTTATGACACCAGAGCTCGag GTTGTCTCTAGACAAATTTTAATAGGTAAAGTGCCTACATGTTGGGAAAAAGCTAGCGCATACCCCAGTCTTAAGCCTCTATCTAGTTTTGTAAATGATTTTTTGGAAAGAATACAATTCTTTCAACAATGGTTGGACAATGGAAAACCAGTTGCTTTTTGGATATCTGGCTTTTCGTTTGCACATGGATTTTTAACCGGGGCGAGTCAAAACTATGCCAGAAAGCATAAAGTCTCTATTGACAGGATTGAGTTTGATTTTGAG GTATTACCATTTTACGAAGCAAAATCTGCACCAAGCGACGGAGTTTATGTATATGGAATGTTCTTAGCCGGAGCAAGATGGgatattcaaaaaatgatcCTGGCAGAAAGTTTTCCAAAAGTTCTCTTCAATGCGCTTCCTCTTGTTTGGTTCAAGCCAGGCGAAGCTTCAAAACGAGTAACAGGGTCTCGGTATTTGTGTCCCCTGTATATAACTTCAGCACGTTTCGGAGTGCTCAGAACAACCGGCCATTCTACCAACTACGTACTATCTATTCTATTGAATACTAAGGAACCTGTTAGTCATTGGATCAAAAGAGGACTTGCCTTGCTTTGCCAGCTTGACGATTGA